In Gopherus evgoodei ecotype Sinaloan lineage chromosome 21, rGopEvg1_v1.p, whole genome shotgun sequence, a single window of DNA contains:
- the LOC115638290 gene encoding duodenase-1-like, whose amino-acid sequence MMLLLLLFTVFLPLHNARVIGGQEAPLGSRPYMAYVQIGSTGSCGGFLIREDVVVTAAHCNCNLGNIFVYLGVQDFTKPGQNWQRIRARRWIQHPDFNNENYDNDIMLLKLWHSAELTEWVGLVSLPEADQHIGPGSECSVAGWGRTGVNTTTDTLQEAEQEVVSDSLCREQYQHYNPTTMLCAGSPLTNQSAFQGDSGGPLVCNGVVQGIVSNGNPDGRPPSIYTRISKFIPWITETLQKLS is encoded by the exons AtgatgctgctgctcctgctcttcaCAGTTTTTCTCCCGCTTCATAATG CTCGGGTCATTGGGGGCCAGGAAGCCCCACTTGGCTCCAGACCCTACATGGCCTATGTGCAAATCGGGTCAACGGGAAGCTGCGGAGGGTTCCTGATCCGAGAGGACGTGGTGGTGACAGCGGCTCATTGTAACTGCAACCTGGG AAACATCTTTGTCTACCTGGGAGTCCAAGACTTCACGAAGCCGGGACAGAACTGGCAACGGATCCGGGCCCGTCGCTGGATCCAGCACCCTGACTTCAACAATGAGAACTATGACAATGACATCATGCTGCTGAAG CTGTGGCACAGCGCGGAGCTGACCGAGTGGGTGGGGCTTGTCTCATTGCCGGAGGCTGATCAGCACATCGGCCCAGGATCTGAGTGCAGTGTGGCCGGGTGGGGTCGGACCGGAGTGAACACCACCACCGACACGctgcaggaggcagagcaggaggtggTGTCAGACAGCCTGTGCAGAGAGCAGTACCAGCATTACAACCCCACCACCATGCTGTGTGCTGGCAGCCCCCTCACCAACCAATCAGCCTTCCAG GGCGATTCCGGCGGGCCCCTGGTGTGCAACGGGGTGGTCCAGGGCATCGTCTCCAATGGAAATCCAGATGGGCGACCCCCCAGCATATACACGAGAATCTCCAAATTCATCCCCTGGATCACTGAAACTCTGCAGAAACTGAGTTAA